A genome region from Microplitis demolitor isolate Queensland-Clemson2020A chromosome 1, iyMicDemo2.1a, whole genome shotgun sequence includes the following:
- the LOC103576949 gene encoding septin-7 isoform X3, whose amino-acid sequence MDHKEEIVSPMMIRGRLNPSILARYNPTQSNDSSKQMQTKRELFFKGESGLTTSPSVPSVPPPQPPSAMSTTSTGATITSSTTTGAATIITATTTMTTSVPSSTVPPVASVKPRLPSNISVDQEDSNKRDNRDSNKESALQIHLRPAALPSKPREPDGYVGFANLPNQVYRKAVKKGFEFTLMVVGESGLGKSTLINSLFLTDVYSAEYPGPSLRVKKTVAVETSKVLLNENGVNLTLTVVDTPGFGDAVDNSNCWVPVIEYIESKYEEFLNAESRVVRKQIPDSRVHCCLYFVAPSGHGLKPLDVEFMQRLHDKVNIIPIIAKADTMTPEECGQFKKQILNEIAQHKIKIYEFPELEEEEENKFHKLLRDRVPFAVVGANTVIEVDGKKVRGRKYPWGVAEVENLEHCDFIALRNMVIRTHLQDLKDVTNNVHYENFRCRTLAGVGVDGKPTRISNKNPLAQLEEEKREHDAKMKKMESEMEQVFEMKVKEKKQKLRDSEADLQRRHEQMRRSLEQQLRELEDKRRAFEAERQVWEQQTGQSIEELRRRSLDANSKETGSVSSEGSAGGVGTLRSSRGLGSLLRRHTSFKSPQDNPTQIHLVIQHPEHP is encoded by the exons aTGCAAACAAAGCGCGAGTTGTTTTTTAAAGGCGAGAGTGGATTGACGACGTCGCCGTCCGTACCGTCTGTTCCGCCTCCACAGCCACCAAGCGCAATGTCGACCACATCAACTGGAGCAACAATAACATCGTCAACAACAACCGGAGCGGCAACAATAATAACCGCGACAACAACAATGACAACGTCTGTGCCATCCTCAACAGTACCGCCAGTGGCGTCTGTCAAGCCACGATTGCCCTCTAATATTAGTGTCGACCAAGAAGACAGCAACAAACGTGACAATCGTGACAGTAATAAAGAGTCTGCCCTACAAATTCATTTACGTCCAGCTGCTCTACCATCGAAACCACGTGAACCAGATGGTTATGTTGGATTTGCTAATCTGCCTAATCAAGTTTATCGCAAAGCCGTAAAAAAGGGATTTGAATTTACTCTTATGGTTGTCg GCGAGTCTGGATTGGGTAAATCAACCCTCATAAACTCACTTTTTCTTACGGATGTTTATAGTGCTGAATATCCAGGTCCTAGTCTACGGGTTAAAAAAACAGTCGCTGTTGAAACAAGCAAAGTTTTATTAAACGAAAACGGAGTTAATTTAACGCTAACTGTTGTCGATACTCCGGGTTTTGGTGACGCTGTTGACAATAGtaattg ttGGGTTCCAGTAATAGAATATATCGAAAGTAAGTACGAGGAGTTTTTAAATGCAGAGTCACGTGTTGTGAGAAAACAAATACCCGACAGTCGTGTGCACTGCTGTCTTTACTTTGTCGCGCCATCGGGTCACGGATTAAAACCGTTGGATGTTGAATTCATGCAACGGCTACATGACAAAGTAAACATTATTCCAATCATCGCGAAAGCTGATACAATGACTCCTGAAGAGTGCGGACAATTTAAGAAACAA atcttAAATGAAATAGCCcagcataaaataaaaatttacgagtTCCCTGAGCTtgaagaagaggaagaaaataaattccacAAGCTTTTGAGGGACAGAGTGCCATTTGCTGTTGTAGGTGCGAATACTGTAATTGAAGTTGATGGTAAAAAAGTACGGGGGCGTAAATATCCATGGGGTGTTGCCGAag ttgaAAATCTCGAACATTGTGATTTCATTGCTCTTCGTAACATGGTCATCAGGACGCACTTGCAAGATCTCAAGGACGTTACAAATAACGTTCACTATGAAAACTTCCGTTGCCGCACCCTAGCTGGTGTCGGAGTCGACGGCAAACCGACAAGGATTTCTAATAA GAATCCATTAGCACAATTAGAAGAAGAGAAAAGAGAGCACGATGCGAAAATGAAGAAAATGGAATCGGAAATGGAGCAAGTGTTTGAGATgaaagttaaagaaaaaaaacaaaagctCAGAGATTCTGAGGCTGAT ttgcAAAGAAGACACGAACAAATGCGACGATCTCTAGAACAACAACTACGTGAATTAGAAGACAAAAGACGCGCCTTTGAAGCAGAGAGACAAGTCTGGGAGCAACAAACTGGACAAAGTATCGAAGAATTACGGAGACGAAGTTTGGATGCCAATTCTAAAGA GACGGGATCCGTGTCGTCCGAGGGATCCGCCGGTGGAGTTGGTACACTGAGAAGTTCTCGAGGATTAGGAAGTCTCCTTCGTCGGCACACCAGTTTCAAATCACCTCAAGACAATCCTACACAGATACATCTCGTAATCCAGCATCCCGAACATccttaa
- the LOC103576949 gene encoding septin-7 isoform X2 has product MSTENHNGSTPHANGSVKTAIGNSLSSVTAAQASITQPRTLSSSTTNNTSFLYSNNSTLNREKSRQAPPTLPKYTSSFNAGTNGNADRLTRDRETGSSYRLASLDRLAVRQRILDGEKANGDIANSMQTKRELFFKGESGLTTSPSVPSVPPPQPPSAMSTTSTGATITSSTTTGAATIITATTTMTTSVPSSTVPPVASVKPRLPSNISVDQEDSNKRDNRDSNKESALQIHLRPAALPSKPREPDGYVGFANLPNQVYRKAVKKGFEFTLMVVGESGLGKSTLINSLFLTDVYSAEYPGPSLRVKKTVAVETSKVLLNENGVNLTLTVVDTPGFGDAVDNSNCWVPVIEYIESKYEEFLNAESRVVRKQIPDSRVHCCLYFVAPSGHGLKPLDVEFMQRLHDKVNIIPIIAKADTMTPEECGQFKKQILNEIAQHKIKIYEFPELEEEEENKFHKLLRDRVPFAVVGANTVIEVDGKKVRGRKYPWGVAEVENLEHCDFIALRNMVIRTHLQDLKDVTNNVHYENFRCRTLAGVGVDGKPTRISNKNPLAQLEEEKREHDAKMKKMESEMEQVFEMKVKEKKQKLRDSEADLQRRHEQMRRSLEQQLRELEDKRRAFEAERQVWEQQTGQSIEELRRRSLDANSKETVDGKDKKSKKKGLF; this is encoded by the exons GAAAACCATAACGGGAGTACACCCCACGCAAATGGAAGTGTTAAAACAGCAATCGGGAATAGTTTATCAAGTGTAACAGCAGCACAGGCATCAATCACACAACCCAGGACACTGTCATCATCAACAACCAACAATACATCATTTTTATACAGCAACAACTCGACActaaatagagaaaaatctcGACAAGCACCACCGACGTTACCCAAATATACGTCGAGTTTCAATGCGGGCACCAATGGAAATGCTGATCGTCTTACTCGGGACCGCGAAACTGGAAGCAGCTATAGATTGGCTAGTCTAGACCGTCTTGCTGTTAGACAACGTATTCTAGATGGAGAAAAAGCCAACGGGGATATTGCTAATTCG aTGCAAACAAAGCGCGAGTTGTTTTTTAAAGGCGAGAGTGGATTGACGACGTCGCCGTCCGTACCGTCTGTTCCGCCTCCACAGCCACCAAGCGCAATGTCGACCACATCAACTGGAGCAACAATAACATCGTCAACAACAACCGGAGCGGCAACAATAATAACCGCGACAACAACAATGACAACGTCTGTGCCATCCTCAACAGTACCGCCAGTGGCGTCTGTCAAGCCACGATTGCCCTCTAATATTAGTGTCGACCAAGAAGACAGCAACAAACGTGACAATCGTGACAGTAATAAAGAGTCTGCCCTACAAATTCATTTACGTCCAGCTGCTCTACCATCGAAACCACGTGAACCAGATGGTTATGTTGGATTTGCTAATCTGCCTAATCAAGTTTATCGCAAAGCCGTAAAAAAGGGATTTGAATTTACTCTTATGGTTGTCg GCGAGTCTGGATTGGGTAAATCAACCCTCATAAACTCACTTTTTCTTACGGATGTTTATAGTGCTGAATATCCAGGTCCTAGTCTACGGGTTAAAAAAACAGTCGCTGTTGAAACAAGCAAAGTTTTATTAAACGAAAACGGAGTTAATTTAACGCTAACTGTTGTCGATACTCCGGGTTTTGGTGACGCTGTTGACAATAGtaattg ttGGGTTCCAGTAATAGAATATATCGAAAGTAAGTACGAGGAGTTTTTAAATGCAGAGTCACGTGTTGTGAGAAAACAAATACCCGACAGTCGTGTGCACTGCTGTCTTTACTTTGTCGCGCCATCGGGTCACGGATTAAAACCGTTGGATGTTGAATTCATGCAACGGCTACATGACAAAGTAAACATTATTCCAATCATCGCGAAAGCTGATACAATGACTCCTGAAGAGTGCGGACAATTTAAGAAACAA atcttAAATGAAATAGCCcagcataaaataaaaatttacgagtTCCCTGAGCTtgaagaagaggaagaaaataaattccacAAGCTTTTGAGGGACAGAGTGCCATTTGCTGTTGTAGGTGCGAATACTGTAATTGAAGTTGATGGTAAAAAAGTACGGGGGCGTAAATATCCATGGGGTGTTGCCGAag ttgaAAATCTCGAACATTGTGATTTCATTGCTCTTCGTAACATGGTCATCAGGACGCACTTGCAAGATCTCAAGGACGTTACAAATAACGTTCACTATGAAAACTTCCGTTGCCGCACCCTAGCTGGTGTCGGAGTCGACGGCAAACCGACAAGGATTTCTAATAA GAATCCATTAGCACAATTAGAAGAAGAGAAAAGAGAGCACGATGCGAAAATGAAGAAAATGGAATCGGAAATGGAGCAAGTGTTTGAGATgaaagttaaagaaaaaaaacaaaagctCAGAGATTCTGAGGCTGAT ttgcAAAGAAGACACGAACAAATGCGACGATCTCTAGAACAACAACTACGTGAATTAGAAGACAAAAGACGCGCCTTTGAAGCAGAGAGACAAGTCTGGGAGCAACAAACTGGACAAAGTATCGAAGAATTACGGAGACGAAGTTTGGATGCCAATTCTAAAGA
- the LOC103576949 gene encoding septin-7 isoform X4: MIERMQTKRELFFKGESGLTTSPSVPSVPPPQPPSAMSTTSTGATITSSTTTGAATIITATTTMTTSVPSSTVPPVASVKPRLPSNISVDQEDSNKRDNRDSNKESALQIHLRPAALPSKPREPDGYVGFANLPNQVYRKAVKKGFEFTLMVVGESGLGKSTLINSLFLTDVYSAEYPGPSLRVKKTVAVETSKVLLNENGVNLTLTVVDTPGFGDAVDNSNCWVPVIEYIESKYEEFLNAESRVVRKQIPDSRVHCCLYFVAPSGHGLKPLDVEFMQRLHDKVNIIPIIAKADTMTPEECGQFKKQILNEIAQHKIKIYEFPELEEEEENKFHKLLRDRVPFAVVGANTVIEVDGKKVRGRKYPWGVAEVENLEHCDFIALRNMVIRTHLQDLKDVTNNVHYENFRCRTLAGVGVDGKPTRISNKNPLAQLEEEKREHDAKMKKMESEMEQVFEMKVKEKKQKLRDSEADLQRRHEQMRRSLEQQLRELEDKRRAFEAERQVWEQQTGQSIEELRRRSLDANSKETGSVSSEGSAGGVGTLRSSRGLGSLLRRHTSFKSPQDNPTQIHLVIQHPEHP, translated from the exons ATGATAGAAAGG aTGCAAACAAAGCGCGAGTTGTTTTTTAAAGGCGAGAGTGGATTGACGACGTCGCCGTCCGTACCGTCTGTTCCGCCTCCACAGCCACCAAGCGCAATGTCGACCACATCAACTGGAGCAACAATAACATCGTCAACAACAACCGGAGCGGCAACAATAATAACCGCGACAACAACAATGACAACGTCTGTGCCATCCTCAACAGTACCGCCAGTGGCGTCTGTCAAGCCACGATTGCCCTCTAATATTAGTGTCGACCAAGAAGACAGCAACAAACGTGACAATCGTGACAGTAATAAAGAGTCTGCCCTACAAATTCATTTACGTCCAGCTGCTCTACCATCGAAACCACGTGAACCAGATGGTTATGTTGGATTTGCTAATCTGCCTAATCAAGTTTATCGCAAAGCCGTAAAAAAGGGATTTGAATTTACTCTTATGGTTGTCg GCGAGTCTGGATTGGGTAAATCAACCCTCATAAACTCACTTTTTCTTACGGATGTTTATAGTGCTGAATATCCAGGTCCTAGTCTACGGGTTAAAAAAACAGTCGCTGTTGAAACAAGCAAAGTTTTATTAAACGAAAACGGAGTTAATTTAACGCTAACTGTTGTCGATACTCCGGGTTTTGGTGACGCTGTTGACAATAGtaattg ttGGGTTCCAGTAATAGAATATATCGAAAGTAAGTACGAGGAGTTTTTAAATGCAGAGTCACGTGTTGTGAGAAAACAAATACCCGACAGTCGTGTGCACTGCTGTCTTTACTTTGTCGCGCCATCGGGTCACGGATTAAAACCGTTGGATGTTGAATTCATGCAACGGCTACATGACAAAGTAAACATTATTCCAATCATCGCGAAAGCTGATACAATGACTCCTGAAGAGTGCGGACAATTTAAGAAACAA atcttAAATGAAATAGCCcagcataaaataaaaatttacgagtTCCCTGAGCTtgaagaagaggaagaaaataaattccacAAGCTTTTGAGGGACAGAGTGCCATTTGCTGTTGTAGGTGCGAATACTGTAATTGAAGTTGATGGTAAAAAAGTACGGGGGCGTAAATATCCATGGGGTGTTGCCGAag ttgaAAATCTCGAACATTGTGATTTCATTGCTCTTCGTAACATGGTCATCAGGACGCACTTGCAAGATCTCAAGGACGTTACAAATAACGTTCACTATGAAAACTTCCGTTGCCGCACCCTAGCTGGTGTCGGAGTCGACGGCAAACCGACAAGGATTTCTAATAA GAATCCATTAGCACAATTAGAAGAAGAGAAAAGAGAGCACGATGCGAAAATGAAGAAAATGGAATCGGAAATGGAGCAAGTGTTTGAGATgaaagttaaagaaaaaaaacaaaagctCAGAGATTCTGAGGCTGAT ttgcAAAGAAGACACGAACAAATGCGACGATCTCTAGAACAACAACTACGTGAATTAGAAGACAAAAGACGCGCCTTTGAAGCAGAGAGACAAGTCTGGGAGCAACAAACTGGACAAAGTATCGAAGAATTACGGAGACGAAGTTTGGATGCCAATTCTAAAGA GACGGGATCCGTGTCGTCCGAGGGATCCGCCGGTGGAGTTGGTACACTGAGAAGTTCTCGAGGATTAGGAAGTCTCCTTCGTCGGCACACCAGTTTCAAATCACCTCAAGACAATCCTACACAGATACATCTCGTAATCCAGCATCCCGAACATccttaa
- the LOC103576949 gene encoding septin-7 isoform X5, translated as MQTKRELFFKGESGLTTSPSVPSVPPPQPPSAMSTTSTGATITSSTTTGAATIITATTTMTTSVPSSTVPPVASVKPRLPSNISVDQEDSNKRDNRDSNKESALQIHLRPAALPSKPREPDGYVGFANLPNQVYRKAVKKGFEFTLMVVGESGLGKSTLINSLFLTDVYSAEYPGPSLRVKKTVAVETSKVLLNENGVNLTLTVVDTPGFGDAVDNSNCWVPVIEYIESKYEEFLNAESRVVRKQIPDSRVHCCLYFVAPSGHGLKPLDVEFMQRLHDKVNIIPIIAKADTMTPEECGQFKKQILNEIAQHKIKIYEFPELEEEEENKFHKLLRDRVPFAVVGANTVIEVDGKKVRGRKYPWGVAEVENLEHCDFIALRNMVIRTHLQDLKDVTNNVHYENFRCRTLAGVGVDGKPTRISNKNPLAQLEEEKREHDAKMKKMESEMEQVFEMKVKEKKQKLRDSEADLQRRHEQMRRSLEQQLRELEDKRRAFEAERQVWEQQTGQSIEELRRRSLDANSKETGSVSSEGSAGGVGTLRSSRGLGSLLRRHTSFKSPQDNPTQIHLVIQHPEHP; from the exons aTGCAAACAAAGCGCGAGTTGTTTTTTAAAGGCGAGAGTGGATTGACGACGTCGCCGTCCGTACCGTCTGTTCCGCCTCCACAGCCACCAAGCGCAATGTCGACCACATCAACTGGAGCAACAATAACATCGTCAACAACAACCGGAGCGGCAACAATAATAACCGCGACAACAACAATGACAACGTCTGTGCCATCCTCAACAGTACCGCCAGTGGCGTCTGTCAAGCCACGATTGCCCTCTAATATTAGTGTCGACCAAGAAGACAGCAACAAACGTGACAATCGTGACAGTAATAAAGAGTCTGCCCTACAAATTCATTTACGTCCAGCTGCTCTACCATCGAAACCACGTGAACCAGATGGTTATGTTGGATTTGCTAATCTGCCTAATCAAGTTTATCGCAAAGCCGTAAAAAAGGGATTTGAATTTACTCTTATGGTTGTCg GCGAGTCTGGATTGGGTAAATCAACCCTCATAAACTCACTTTTTCTTACGGATGTTTATAGTGCTGAATATCCAGGTCCTAGTCTACGGGTTAAAAAAACAGTCGCTGTTGAAACAAGCAAAGTTTTATTAAACGAAAACGGAGTTAATTTAACGCTAACTGTTGTCGATACTCCGGGTTTTGGTGACGCTGTTGACAATAGtaattg ttGGGTTCCAGTAATAGAATATATCGAAAGTAAGTACGAGGAGTTTTTAAATGCAGAGTCACGTGTTGTGAGAAAACAAATACCCGACAGTCGTGTGCACTGCTGTCTTTACTTTGTCGCGCCATCGGGTCACGGATTAAAACCGTTGGATGTTGAATTCATGCAACGGCTACATGACAAAGTAAACATTATTCCAATCATCGCGAAAGCTGATACAATGACTCCTGAAGAGTGCGGACAATTTAAGAAACAA atcttAAATGAAATAGCCcagcataaaataaaaatttacgagtTCCCTGAGCTtgaagaagaggaagaaaataaattccacAAGCTTTTGAGGGACAGAGTGCCATTTGCTGTTGTAGGTGCGAATACTGTAATTGAAGTTGATGGTAAAAAAGTACGGGGGCGTAAATATCCATGGGGTGTTGCCGAag ttgaAAATCTCGAACATTGTGATTTCATTGCTCTTCGTAACATGGTCATCAGGACGCACTTGCAAGATCTCAAGGACGTTACAAATAACGTTCACTATGAAAACTTCCGTTGCCGCACCCTAGCTGGTGTCGGAGTCGACGGCAAACCGACAAGGATTTCTAATAA GAATCCATTAGCACAATTAGAAGAAGAGAAAAGAGAGCACGATGCGAAAATGAAGAAAATGGAATCGGAAATGGAGCAAGTGTTTGAGATgaaagttaaagaaaaaaaacaaaagctCAGAGATTCTGAGGCTGAT ttgcAAAGAAGACACGAACAAATGCGACGATCTCTAGAACAACAACTACGTGAATTAGAAGACAAAAGACGCGCCTTTGAAGCAGAGAGACAAGTCTGGGAGCAACAAACTGGACAAAGTATCGAAGAATTACGGAGACGAAGTTTGGATGCCAATTCTAAAGA GACGGGATCCGTGTCGTCCGAGGGATCCGCCGGTGGAGTTGGTACACTGAGAAGTTCTCGAGGATTAGGAAGTCTCCTTCGTCGGCACACCAGTTTCAAATCACCTCAAGACAATCCTACACAGATACATCTCGTAATCCAGCATCCCGAACATccttaa
- the LOC103576949 gene encoding septin-7 isoform X1 produces the protein MSTENHNGSTPHANGSVKTAIGNSLSSVTAAQASITQPRTLSSSTTNNTSFLYSNNSTLNREKSRQAPPTLPKYTSSFNAGTNGNADRLTRDRETGSSYRLASLDRLAVRQRILDGEKANGDIANSMQTKRELFFKGESGLTTSPSVPSVPPPQPPSAMSTTSTGATITSSTTTGAATIITATTTMTTSVPSSTVPPVASVKPRLPSNISVDQEDSNKRDNRDSNKESALQIHLRPAALPSKPREPDGYVGFANLPNQVYRKAVKKGFEFTLMVVGESGLGKSTLINSLFLTDVYSAEYPGPSLRVKKTVAVETSKVLLNENGVNLTLTVVDTPGFGDAVDNSNCWVPVIEYIESKYEEFLNAESRVVRKQIPDSRVHCCLYFVAPSGHGLKPLDVEFMQRLHDKVNIIPIIAKADTMTPEECGQFKKQILNEIAQHKIKIYEFPELEEEEENKFHKLLRDRVPFAVVGANTVIEVDGKKVRGRKYPWGVAEVENLEHCDFIALRNMVIRTHLQDLKDVTNNVHYENFRCRTLAGVGVDGKPTRISNKNPLAQLEEEKREHDAKMKKMESEMEQVFEMKVKEKKQKLRDSEADLQRRHEQMRRSLEQQLRELEDKRRAFEAERQVWEQQTGQSIEELRRRSLDANSKETGSVSSEGSAGGVGTLRSSRGLGSLLRRHTSFKSPQDNPTQIHLVIQHPEHP, from the exons GAAAACCATAACGGGAGTACACCCCACGCAAATGGAAGTGTTAAAACAGCAATCGGGAATAGTTTATCAAGTGTAACAGCAGCACAGGCATCAATCACACAACCCAGGACACTGTCATCATCAACAACCAACAATACATCATTTTTATACAGCAACAACTCGACActaaatagagaaaaatctcGACAAGCACCACCGACGTTACCCAAATATACGTCGAGTTTCAATGCGGGCACCAATGGAAATGCTGATCGTCTTACTCGGGACCGCGAAACTGGAAGCAGCTATAGATTGGCTAGTCTAGACCGTCTTGCTGTTAGACAACGTATTCTAGATGGAGAAAAAGCCAACGGGGATATTGCTAATTCG aTGCAAACAAAGCGCGAGTTGTTTTTTAAAGGCGAGAGTGGATTGACGACGTCGCCGTCCGTACCGTCTGTTCCGCCTCCACAGCCACCAAGCGCAATGTCGACCACATCAACTGGAGCAACAATAACATCGTCAACAACAACCGGAGCGGCAACAATAATAACCGCGACAACAACAATGACAACGTCTGTGCCATCCTCAACAGTACCGCCAGTGGCGTCTGTCAAGCCACGATTGCCCTCTAATATTAGTGTCGACCAAGAAGACAGCAACAAACGTGACAATCGTGACAGTAATAAAGAGTCTGCCCTACAAATTCATTTACGTCCAGCTGCTCTACCATCGAAACCACGTGAACCAGATGGTTATGTTGGATTTGCTAATCTGCCTAATCAAGTTTATCGCAAAGCCGTAAAAAAGGGATTTGAATTTACTCTTATGGTTGTCg GCGAGTCTGGATTGGGTAAATCAACCCTCATAAACTCACTTTTTCTTACGGATGTTTATAGTGCTGAATATCCAGGTCCTAGTCTACGGGTTAAAAAAACAGTCGCTGTTGAAACAAGCAAAGTTTTATTAAACGAAAACGGAGTTAATTTAACGCTAACTGTTGTCGATACTCCGGGTTTTGGTGACGCTGTTGACAATAGtaattg ttGGGTTCCAGTAATAGAATATATCGAAAGTAAGTACGAGGAGTTTTTAAATGCAGAGTCACGTGTTGTGAGAAAACAAATACCCGACAGTCGTGTGCACTGCTGTCTTTACTTTGTCGCGCCATCGGGTCACGGATTAAAACCGTTGGATGTTGAATTCATGCAACGGCTACATGACAAAGTAAACATTATTCCAATCATCGCGAAAGCTGATACAATGACTCCTGAAGAGTGCGGACAATTTAAGAAACAA atcttAAATGAAATAGCCcagcataaaataaaaatttacgagtTCCCTGAGCTtgaagaagaggaagaaaataaattccacAAGCTTTTGAGGGACAGAGTGCCATTTGCTGTTGTAGGTGCGAATACTGTAATTGAAGTTGATGGTAAAAAAGTACGGGGGCGTAAATATCCATGGGGTGTTGCCGAag ttgaAAATCTCGAACATTGTGATTTCATTGCTCTTCGTAACATGGTCATCAGGACGCACTTGCAAGATCTCAAGGACGTTACAAATAACGTTCACTATGAAAACTTCCGTTGCCGCACCCTAGCTGGTGTCGGAGTCGACGGCAAACCGACAAGGATTTCTAATAA GAATCCATTAGCACAATTAGAAGAAGAGAAAAGAGAGCACGATGCGAAAATGAAGAAAATGGAATCGGAAATGGAGCAAGTGTTTGAGATgaaagttaaagaaaaaaaacaaaagctCAGAGATTCTGAGGCTGAT ttgcAAAGAAGACACGAACAAATGCGACGATCTCTAGAACAACAACTACGTGAATTAGAAGACAAAAGACGCGCCTTTGAAGCAGAGAGACAAGTCTGGGAGCAACAAACTGGACAAAGTATCGAAGAATTACGGAGACGAAGTTTGGATGCCAATTCTAAAGA GACGGGATCCGTGTCGTCCGAGGGATCCGCCGGTGGAGTTGGTACACTGAGAAGTTCTCGAGGATTAGGAAGTCTCCTTCGTCGGCACACCAGTTTCAAATCACCTCAAGACAATCCTACACAGATACATCTCGTAATCCAGCATCCCGAACATccttaa